The Corynebacterium sp. SCR221107 genome includes the window TGGGGACAACGCCGCCCACAAGCTGGCGCCCGTGATGATGCGGATCGCCGGTTACCAGGCTCAGGAAATCGAGGTCGATGGCTGCCTTTATCACGAAGGCCTCAACATTGTGCATCTCGAGGCTGGGGTCGCCACCAACACCATCCCCGACGAGGCCTGGATGTTTGTCAACTACCGTTTCGCCCCGCACCGCAGCGTCGACGAGGCACTTGCCCACATGCTTGAGGTCATGGACCTGCCCGACGGTGTGGACTATGTCATCGACGACGCCTGCCCCGGCGCGCGTCCGGGCCTTGACCGCCCGGTGGTCGCCACCCTCATCGAGGCAACAGGCGGGCAGTTCCGTGCCAAGTACGGCTGGACGGACGTGGCCCGTTTTTCCGAGCTGGGCATCCCCGCCGTCAACTTCGGCCCTGGTGATCCGGCCTTTTGTCACAAGAAGGACGAGCAGTGCCCAGTGGAGATGATCACGGAGGTTTCCCACGTTCTGCGCGCCTATCTGTGCGCCGGGGCTTAAGGAACGCGAGACGTCGGCAAGCGAAAACCGCCGCGCCGTAGAAGACTAGAAGCGTAAGAGATCACACGAAGCAAAAGGAACCATCGACGTGGCCCCACGCATAACCCCCAACGAACACGCTAAGCGCATGCTGCGCGGACCGGTACTGATCCGCAAGAGCGAGCAGCAGCAAGAATCCACCTATGACCAGCGCCTGCTCGAGCTCACCGCCGATCATGACTGGATGCATGCCGACCCCTGGCGCGTACTGCGGATCCAAAGCGAGTTCGTCACCGGCTTCGACGCGCTGGCGGGAATCCCACCCGCGGTCACCGTCTTCGGCTCCGCGCGTATCGCGGAAGGTCAGCCCTACTACGAGCTGGGCTGCGAGGTAGGACGCAAGCTTGCCGACGCCGACTACGCCGTTATCACCGGCGGCGGGCCAGGGCTCATGGAGGCCGCCAACCGCGGCGCCTTCGAGGCCGGGGGCCTGTCGATCGGCCTCGGCATCGAACTGCCGCACGAGCAAGGCCTCAACGACTACGTCGACCTAGGCCTGAACTTCCGCTATTTCTTTGCCCGCAAAACCATGTTCTTGAAGTACTCGCAGGCCTTTGTGTGTCTGCCAGGCGGGATGGGCACCCTCGACGAGCTATTTGAGATTTTGTGCATGGTGCAAACCGGCAAGGTCACCAACTTCCCGATCGTGCTCATGGGCACCGAGTTTTGGGCGGGCATGGCCGAATGGCTGCGTGAACGGCTGGTGGCCGAGGGCATGGTCGACGCGAAGGACATGGGGCTTTTCTTGTGCACGGATTCCGTCGACGAGGCGGTGGCACACATCAAGGAAGCACACCGGGAAATCACCAAGACCCTCCAAGAAAAGCAAGCGGTGGCGCACCTGCGTCCGAGCCGCTGGGCAAAGAAGTAGCAAATGGTTCATTCCCAATTCCTTGGCCCCGACGGGCTGGCCGTGGTCATGGCCATTATCAACACCACCCCGGACTCCTTCTACGACCAAGGAGCCACCAGGAACTTCGATGACGCCTTGGCACGCGCAGAGTCGGTGATCGCCCAAGGGGCGCGGATCGTGGACATCGGCGGGGTCAAGGCCGGGCCGGGCGAATACGTCTCGCCCCAAGCGGAGCGCGACCGGGTGGTACCGCTGATCGCCGCGGTCCACCAGCGTTTTCCAGACATAACGATCTCGGTGGACACCTGGCGCAGCTCGGTAGCAGATGAAGCGATCGCCGCGGGTGCCACGCTCGTCAACGACACCTGGGCCGGGCACGATCCGGAGCTGTCGGCGGTGGCCGGCCAGCACGGCGTGGGGTACGTGTGCTCGCACACCGGCGGGGTGATCCCGCGCACCAGGCCGTATCGGGTGCATTTTGACGACGTGGTCGCGGACGTGATTAGGGAAACCACCGAGCAAGCCGAGCGTGCGGTCAGCCGCGGGGTACCTGAGGACATGATCTTCATCGATCCCACCCATGACTTCGGGAAAAATACCTTCCACGGATTGGAGCTGCTGCGCCGCATCGACGAGATCGTGGCCACCGGCTGGCCGGTGCTCATGGCGCTGTCGAACAAGGATTTCGTGGGCGAGACCCTCAACCGGGAAGTCAAGCAGCGCGTGGCCGGAACCCTCGCCGCCACCGCCTGGTCTGCCCAGCACGGGGTGGCTGCCTTCCGGGCGCATGAGGTGGCCGAGACCGTCGACGTCATCCGCATGACCGCTGCGATCAAGGGTGAGGTGGCTCCGCTGGTGACCACGAGGGGACTGGCATGACCCCGACGGTGTCAGTGATCATCCCGGCACTTAATGAGCAGGACACGGTGGCCTCCGTCGTCGACAGCGTGCTGGCGGGTCCGCGGCCGGTAGAGGAGATCCTCGTCATCGATGCTGACTCCCGCGACGACACCGCCGCGCGCGCGAGATCTGCTGGCGCGCGAGTGCTGAACTGGCGTGAGATCCTTCCCGCGCTGGGCCCAATCCCCGGCAAGGGGGAGTCACTGTGGCGGGGTGTGGCGGCCGCTCGAGGCGAGCTCGTGGTTTTCATGGACGCCGATCTCGTCGACCCGGACCCGAGCATCGTGTCCCGCTTGGTCGCCCCCTTTGAGGAGGGGCCGGGCACCAAGCTGGTGAAGGCCAGCTACCGCCGCGGCTTCCACGGGGCTGCGACCGGCGGGGGTCGAGTCACGGAGTTGGCGGCCAAGCCTTTGCTGCGTGCCTTCTTCCCCGAGCTGGGCTTCGTGGATCAACCCCTGGCAGGCGAGTATGCCATCCGCCGCGAGCAGGCCGTGCGCGTGCCCTTCGTCGCCGGCTACGGCGTTGAAATGGGATTGCTTATCGACGTCTATAGCGAGCACGGCGCCCAGGCGATCACGCAGGTGCCACTGCCGGATCGAGTACACCGTAACCGACCGCTGAGCGAGTTGGGGCCCATGGCCGAGGTAGTGGCGGCCACCGTCTTCGATCGCGCCGGGGTGACAACCGAACTTAGTATCACCCAGCGTCCGTCGCTGCGCAGCCTCGGCTATGGTTAATAAGGACAAGTTGAGAAAGGTTGAAGTGGGGTTATGGCTTCGTGGATTTTGCTGATCGTGGTCTTGGTAGTGCTGATCGTGCTTCTGACGGCTGTGTTCTCCACCGCCTTCGGCCGTGGAGAAGCAACCGAGCCGCTTCCACCCACCGCACAGCTAAACGAGGAAAACCTAGCAGCAATTGAGGAAGGTAACCTCTGGGACGTCTCCTTTGACGTGGTGCCTCGCGGCTACAACCAAGCCCAGGTTGATGCTGTCGTCGAGTACCTCTACGACCAGCTGCAGCTGGCTCGACGGGCGCTCGAGGAAACCGGCGCCCCGGCTCAAGAACGCACGCTCCATGAGTGACCAACTTGGCGAAGTTCGCCGGCTACCTCGGGGGTGAGATGAGGGTACACTGGGGTTAATTGGTTGCGTTTTATGCGATCAAGCTGGTTTTCGCCAGCGTTTACTTCTCACTTTTTAGGAACATGGTGATCTCGCATGGCAGCAATGAAGCCCCGCACAGGAAATGGTCCAATGGAGGCGGTCATCGAGTCCCGCAAGATCGTTATGAGGATCCCTACCGACGGTGGCGGACGCCTCGTGATCGAGCTCAATAAGGAAGAGGCCGCTGAGCTTGGGGCCTTGTTGACCGAGGTTTCCCAATAGGGGATTGCCCACCCATGCTGCGCCCGCTCGTGCGGGCGTTTTGCGCTTTTAGGCACTAGTATTTTATTCGTTCATCACCATGCACTGTAAAGGAATACGCCCACGCATGTTGTCTCACGTCGTTGATCTTCTCGCCGACCCCATCGATCTCAGCCCGCTGCACGGGGAAGATGATTTCACCCGTTTAGTTTCTGAGTCCGGTCACAGCTATGATGTGGCCCGCCAAGGCTACGTCACCCTCGCAGGTGGCGCGGGGCTTCGTTATGGTGGCGATGATTCGGACATGATCAATGATCGCGAGACCTTCCTGAGCCGGGGGCACTACGCGCCTTTTGTTGAGGCCGTCACCCATGCCGTATCCCAGGTCATGGACGAGGGTGGGGTGCCCGATGACGCCGAACCTGCGATCTGCGAGGTCGGCGCCGGTACCGGCTACTACCTGTCCCACATGCTCGACTCCATCGATGGCTCCCGCGGCATCGGGCTGGATGTGTCCATCCCGGCTGCAAAGAAGCTGGCTCGCTGCCACCCGCGTGTGGGTGCCGTGGTTGCCGATGCGTGGGCTAAACTGCCCATCCGCGATGCGTCATTGGACGCCATCGCCGTGGTCTTTGCACCGCGAAACGCCAGCGAGTTTGCCCGGGTATTGGCACCGGGTGGTCAGGTTGTCGTCCTTACCGCAGACACTGGCCACCTGGACGAGCTGCGCGAGCCGCTTGGCATCATCGGGGTAGAAAAGGGCAAGGTGACGCGCATGATCGAGCAGGCGCGCGATCATCTCGTGCCCGTGGGGCCCTCGGAGCCGGTGCAGTTTACAATGCAGCTGGACCAGGACTCGATTGCCACGCAGATCGGCATGAGCCCTTCGGCGCGACACATCCATCCCGATGTGCTCGCCGAGCGCATCGCCACCCTGCCTTCGACCATGGAGGTCACCGCGCGGGCGATGATCACCCGCTTTCAGAAGGCCTAGCGCACCCGCGGCTCGGGCTCCCCGAAGCGGGCGGCATCGGGGAAGAGGCTGTCCTCGCGGATGAGGGTAGTTCCGGCCGATGCAGTGACGGCGAATTGCTCGCACTGCCCTTGGAAGTAGACGCGACTGGCCATGGCCACCTGGCCGCCATCGGCAAACACCTCCACTGTGGAGCCGTCGACAATGATGGTTACGGCATCGGTATCGGCCTCATTCAAGGGGGCAGTGGCAACCTTGTCACCTGCGTGATGGAGGTTCATCGAGCGGTCCAGCTCCAGCTGATCCCCACGGTGGGTGATGGTTGCTGCGACCTGGCCGGTGGAATCAACAAGCTCGATTTGCAGGGACTCGCCCGTGGGCACTTCACCCATGCCCACCCACATGCAGGCGGCATCCGAATGCGCGATGGCCGTGGGGATGCCTGCGACCGGGGTCTGATACAGCAGGCCACCCTCCAAAGTCACACGCCGCGGCAGTGAGAGGCAGTTGGCCCAATCTTCTGCACGGAAGGACTCGTGGTTGGTTTCCTCATCCAAGCGTCCAATACCATTGAGCAGGCCAAATATGGTGGCCGCATCGTAGCGGTGGGTTGGATCGATGGCGTGGTCGGGGCGGTTAGTGTTGCGCGGGCGGGTGAAGTCGTGGCCGTAGTCGACTCGCGTAAACGGGGTGCGCACCTGAAACTCAGTGCCCACCAACGACCCGACCAGATATCCAGTGACGTCAATATCCTCGCGCTCAAGGGTGATGAACAAGATGTCGTAGATCTCGCCATCGACCTGGTCGCGCAGGCGGATGATGCGCGGTGCCACCAGGCGGCGATCCTCAATCCCGGTTTCCCCGCTGATGACTAGCTCGCCGAGAACCGACCACTGGCGCCCGTCGTGGGACTGTGCGATGACAAGCTGTGGGGAGGCCGAATCGCCGGTGACCGCGAGCATGATCCAGCCCTCGTGCCCATCGTCGCGGGCCTCGTCGATCTTCCAATCCGGCACCACACACGGCGAGCGGAAACGCCGGAAAGCTGTGCCGTTAGGGTCTACCGCACCGTCGGCGAGCAAAGCGCCTAGCCGGTGGACGTGCGGGTCGAGGCTGGCTCCTTCGTCGTTGACCTCCTCCGTGGTGGCATCGAGATCGTCGATGATGGCCATGTGGATTTCGGCGGTGTCCGGCTTCACCGAGGTGAAGTACAAAGTGACGTCGTTGCCAACCGCGGTGACTGCACCCGCCCGCAACTTAGTCTCATCGCCTTCCGGTGCAAGGACGTCATCGCAGACCTCCCAATGAAACGGAGTGCCGTGTGAGACCTGGTGAGCCCAGCGCGCGCCCGCATGGGGTGTGGGGCGAAATTGGTGGAAGATATGCCAGCTATAACCGTCATACAGGGCTCCTGCAGGGGCATCGAGGATGCCTTTTTCGGGGGTGACGTGGAGTTCCGGGCGCAAAGTCATGGAATGTTCTACCTCAAGTTTTCAACCGTGTGCGGGGCGTTAGCTTTTCACTTCGGTGGCATGGATCTGCCGGTCAAGATCCTCGGGGGCGAGCTGAGCGCGGGAGAAATCATGGCTCAACGGCAGCCGCAGCGCGAGGTCGGTGCCAGGACAGACCTCGACCGTACCCTCGGTGAGCACGAAATCGAGCACATGCCCGCCGCTGGTGCGCGAGTCGTCGATGAAATGAACGTGGCAGCCGGGCACCCCGATGCCCTTTTCGTACACCGGGGTACGAAAACCGGCGATGACGCCTGTGACTTCGTGGAAATGTAACTCCGCGTCGTCACCGGTGGCTTCCATCATGGGACGGTAGGGGCGCTGCTGCTTGGTGACGGTGCGTACCGTGATCTCCTCGAAGGAACCCGTGATACGCACCGCGTACATGTAGTTTTCACTCGGCAGCAGGCTGGAAATGA containing:
- the budA gene encoding acetolactate decarboxylase — its product is MNEDHVLAIERHTIFQSSLMTALLDGIYDGEISVGEILGHGNFGIGTFDALDGEMIIIDGVAYQVRGDGTASVAQLDQRSPFAVATNFVPRIVAAAPHNLRRSELSEFISSLLPSENYMYAVRITGSFEEITVRTVTKQQRPYRPMMEATGDDAELHFHEVTGVIAGFRTPVYEKGIGVPGCHVHFIDDSRTSGGHVLDFVLTEGTVEVCPGTDLALRLPLSHDFSRAQLAPEDLDRQIHATEVKS
- a CDS encoding GH32 C-terminal domain-containing protein, which codes for MTLRPELHVTPEKGILDAPAGALYDGYSWHIFHQFRPTPHAGARWAHQVSHGTPFHWEVCDDVLAPEGDETKLRAGAVTAVGNDVTLYFTSVKPDTAEIHMAIIDDLDATTEEVNDEGASLDPHVHRLGALLADGAVDPNGTAFRRFRSPCVVPDWKIDEARDDGHEGWIMLAVTGDSASPQLVIAQSHDGRQWSVLGELVISGETGIEDRRLVAPRIIRLRDQVDGEIYDILFITLEREDIDVTGYLVGSLVGTEFQVRTPFTRVDYGHDFTRPRNTNRPDHAIDPTHRYDAATIFGLLNGIGRLDEETNHESFRAEDWANCLSLPRRVTLEGGLLYQTPVAGIPTAIAHSDAACMWVGMGEVPTGESLQIELVDSTGQVAATITHRGDQLELDRSMNLHHAGDKVATAPLNEADTDAVTIIVDGSTVEVFADGGQVAMASRVYFQGQCEQFAVTASAGTTLIREDSLFPDAARFGEPEPRVR
- a CDS encoding methyltransferase domain-containing protein, translating into MLSHVVDLLADPIDLSPLHGEDDFTRLVSESGHSYDVARQGYVTLAGGAGLRYGGDDSDMINDRETFLSRGHYAPFVEAVTHAVSQVMDEGGVPDDAEPAICEVGAGTGYYLSHMLDSIDGSRGIGLDVSIPAAKKLARCHPRVGAVVADAWAKLPIRDASLDAIAVVFAPRNASEFARVLAPGGQVVVLTADTGHLDELREPLGIIGVEKGKVTRMIEQARDHLVPVGPSEPVQFTMQLDQDSIATQIGMSPSARHIHPDVLAERIATLPSTMEVTARAMITRFQKA
- a CDS encoding TIGR00730 family Rossman fold protein, whose amino-acid sequence is MLRGPVLIRKSEQQQESTYDQRLLELTADHDWMHADPWRVLRIQSEFVTGFDALAGIPPAVTVFGSARIAEGQPYYELGCEVGRKLADADYAVITGGGPGLMEAANRGAFEAGGLSIGLGIELPHEQGLNDYVDLGLNFRYFFARKTMFLKYSQAFVCLPGGMGTLDELFEILCMVQTGKVTNFPIVLMGTEFWAGMAEWLRERLVAEGMVDAKDMGLFLCTDSVDEAVAHIKEAHREITKTLQEKQAVAHLRPSRWAKK
- a CDS encoding DUF3117 domain-containing protein: MAAMKPRTGNGPMEAVIESRKIVMRIPTDGGGRLVIELNKEEAAELGALLTEVSQ
- the folP gene encoding dihydropteroate synthase, which gives rise to MVHSQFLGPDGLAVVMAIINTTPDSFYDQGATRNFDDALARAESVIAQGARIVDIGGVKAGPGEYVSPQAERDRVVPLIAAVHQRFPDITISVDTWRSSVADEAIAAGATLVNDTWAGHDPELSAVAGQHGVGYVCSHTGGVIPRTRPYRVHFDDVVADVIRETTEQAERAVSRGVPEDMIFIDPTHDFGKNTFHGLELLRRIDEIVATGWPVLMALSNKDFVGETLNREVKQRVAGTLAATAWSAQHGVAAFRAHEVAETVDVIRMTAAIKGEVAPLVTTRGLA
- a CDS encoding glucosyl-3-phosphoglycerate synthase — protein: MTPTVSVIIPALNEQDTVASVVDSVLAGPRPVEEILVIDADSRDDTAARARSAGARVLNWREILPALGPIPGKGESLWRGVAAARGELVVFMDADLVDPDPSIVSRLVAPFEEGPGTKLVKASYRRGFHGAATGGGRVTELAAKPLLRAFFPELGFVDQPLAGEYAIRREQAVRVPFVAGYGVEMGLLIDVYSEHGAQAITQVPLPDRVHRNRPLSELGPMAEVVAATVFDRAGVTTELSITQRPSLRSLGYG